In Leptospira kirschneri serovar Cynopteri str. 3522 CT, the sequence AAGACTTTCCTTTGGAAGGTTTTGGTCAAGATTATCTGATCGAAGATCTTTTACATATTCACGTAAACGAAGACATCACAAAAGAAGGAGGGAAGAAATGATATGATGTACGAAAAAACAGCAGAACACTTCGAACAAAAATATAAAAATCTTCCCGAAGGCCATCTACTCGTAAACTTGGGACCGTCTCATCCAGCCACACACGGAATTCTACAAAACGTGATCCAAATCGACGGAGAAAGAATCGTAGAAGCGGAATCCGTAATCGGATATGTACATCGTTGTTTTGAAAAATTAGGAGAACGTTATACTTACAATCAATTTTTAGTTTGTACCGACCGGATGAATTATGTTTCCACTCCACTCAATAACATAGGCTGGATTTTGGCCGTGGAAAAAATGATGCAGGTGGAAGTTCCGGATCGTGTAACGTATGTTAGAATGATCATCTCCGAACTTTCCAGGATCATAGATCATATCATCTGCACTGGAATTTTAGGTGTGGATTTAGGTGCATTTTCAGGGATGTTACATCTGTTTCATCATAGAGAAAACATCTATCAGATCATCGAAAAACTAACAGGCGCTAGACTCACCACTACGTTTTGTAGAATTGGAGGTCTTGAAAAAGATATTTATCCGGACTTTGTAAAAGAAGTCAAACTGGTCTGTAAAGGACTCAAACCGGCCATTGAAGAATTCAACAACCTTCTCTTAAAAAATAAAATTTTTCTAGGACGCACCGAAGGGATCGGTGGAATTTCCGCTGAAAACGCGATCGCTTATGGATACACTGGCCCCAATCTACGCGCTGCGGGAGTAGACTGGGACGTTCGTAAAGACGAACCTTATCTATTTTACGACAGAGTAGATTTTGACGTTCCGATCGGAGAAGACGGAAGCGTTCTACATAGAAGTTTAGTAAGAATGGAAGAAATGCGTCAATCAATCCGGATCATCGAACAGCTCGTAGACGGAATTCCGAGCGGATCTTGGCACGCGGATCTGCCTCACGCATATTTGCCCGAAAAGAATAAAGTTTATAACAACATGGAAGAATTGATCTATCATTTTAAGATCATCATGCACGGAGTTAAGGTTCCTCCGGGAGAATATTATATGGCCACAGAAGCCGCCAACGGAGAACTAGGATTTTACATCGTATCCGAAGGTGAAAAATCACCTTGGAGAGTACACGTTAGACGCCCTTGTTTTTGGTATTATCAATCCTTTGCAGAACTAGTGCGAGGCGGACTTCTTGCGGATTCGGTCGCGACCATGAGTTCTTTGAACGTAATCGCGGGGGAATTAGATTGCTGATGAGTTACAAGTTCAGCGAAACTTCCGAAAAAAGATTTCAAAAAATGCTGGAAGCGTTTCCGGATAAACGTTCTCTTATACTACCTTGTCTCTACATTCTACAAAGAGAAAACGGATTTGTAGATCAAGAAGGAATGAACTACATTGCAGAACGTTTAGGAGATCCGATTTCTCTGGCGCAAGTCTACGGAGTTGCCACGTTTTATACACTCTACAATAAAAAACCCGTCGGTAAATATCATATCCAAATTTGTGGAACTTCTAGTTGTTATCTGCGTGGAAGTGATGAGATCGAAGAACATATTTGTAAACGTCTCGGGATTCATACCGGACAAACCACGTCGGATCAAAAATTCACCTTAGAAGAAGTAGAATGTTTAGGTGCTTGTGGATATGCTCCTATGGTGCAAATCAACGATGATTTTTACGAACATCTGACCCCCGAAAAAGTAGATCAGATTTTAGACGATCTGAACTGACAAAAGGAAATCCTTATGGCAGAAATGAAACTTCTTACGAAATACATTGACAACCCTCAGTCCACCAAACTGGAGTTTTACGAATCCGTACACGGATACGATGGAATGAAAAAAGCGCTTCAAATGAAACCGGACGACATCATCGCAGAAGTCAAAAAATCCGGACTCAGAGGAAGGGGCGGGGCCGGTTTTCCGACCGGTCTCAAGTGGTCCTTTATCCCCAAAGACATTCCAAAACCAAAATATATCATCTGCAACGCGGACGAAGGAGAACCCGGAACATTCAAAGATCGTAAACTGATCGAGAACCTTCCACACCAGATCATAGAAGGAATGATCATAGGGGCACGAGCGATCGGTTCCAACAAAGGATTTTTTTATATCCGAGGAGAATTCCAAAAAGGCGCGAAAGCCATGCAGGCAGCAATCGACGAGGCCTATGAAAAAGGATATTTAGGAAAAAATATATTAGGAAGCGGATTTGATTTTGATCTAATTCTTTACGAAGGAGCGGGCGCTTATATCTGCGGAGAAGAAACCGCACTGATCAATTCACTCGAAGGAAGAAGAGGTCATCCTAGATTAAAACCCCCCTTCCCCGCCGTGTCGGGACTTTATCGTTCTCCAACCGTAGTCAACAACGTAGAGACTTTTTCAGCGATTCCTCATATTTTAGACAAGGGCGCGGATTGGTATTCTAAAATAGGAACTGAAAAATCTCCAGGAACGAGACTATTCAGCGTGTCAGGTCACGTAAAAAAACCGGGCGTTTACGAAATCGAATTAGGAACTCCTTTATTAGAATTAGTGAATGATCTTTGTGGTGGAATCATAGACGATAAACCCCTCAAAGCAATCATACCAGGAGGATCCTCCGTTCCGATTCTCACTGCAGAAGAATGTAAAACCGCAAATATGGATTTTGAATCTATGGCCGCTCATAAAACCATGCTCGGTTCCGGAGCGGTGATCGTTCTTGCAGAAGGAACTGACATTGTAGAAACCACGTATCGATTCGCCCGTTTTTATGCACACGAATCCTGCGGTCAGTGTACACCTTGTAGAGAAGGAACTCATTGGGTCCGAGACCTTTTGTATAAAATCAGAGAAGGAGAAGGAACGGTTCAAGACATAGATCTGATTTTTTCTTTATCTAGAAACATGGAAGGTGGAACCACGATCTGTCCACTTTCAGACGCATGTGTAGGAGCGGTTCGTCCCGCATTACAAAAGTTCCGTTCTGAGTTTGATGCAAAATTGAAAGAAAAACCGATTGTACCCGATCATCCTCGAAGAAGAAAAGAAGATAGGATCACGACGGAAGGAGAAAAGGCAACTCCATGAATTGGAATGAAATTCTATTTTGGCTTTTAAAAAGTGTGCTTTTCTTTTTTATACTGATCACCGCCTGCGCGTATTACACTCTTGCAGAAAGAAAGGTGGCAGGTTTTATCCAGGATCGAAAAGGTCCAAACCGCGCCGGTTTTTGGGGATTGTTACAACCTCTTGCAGATGGAATTAAATTTTTGACTAAAGAGGAAGTTTTTCCCGTTCAAGTAAACAAGATAATGTATCTGATCGCCCCTGCGATTTCTATGACCTGCGCGATCATGGCTTGGTCCGTGGTTCCTTTAGGAGGACAAATTCCACTTCCTCACTGGATCGAAAAACAAACAGGACTTACATTTTTAGATCTACAAATCGCGAATCCGGATACAGGAATTTTATTTTTATTTGCGATTTCCTCTTTAGCAGTTTATGGAATTATCATAGCAGGTTGGGCGAGTAATAACAAATATTCGTTGTTAGGTGCAGTCCGTTCAACGGCACAGATGATCAGCTATGAACTTCCTCTCGGAA encodes:
- a CDS encoding NADH-quinone oxidoreductase subunit D produces the protein MMYEKTAEHFEQKYKNLPEGHLLVNLGPSHPATHGILQNVIQIDGERIVEAESVIGYVHRCFEKLGERYTYNQFLVCTDRMNYVSTPLNNIGWILAVEKMMQVEVPDRVTYVRMIISELSRIIDHIICTGILGVDLGAFSGMLHLFHHRENIYQIIEKLTGARLTTTFCRIGGLEKDIYPDFVKEVKLVCKGLKPAIEEFNNLLLKNKIFLGRTEGIGGISAENAIAYGYTGPNLRAAGVDWDVRKDEPYLFYDRVDFDVPIGEDGSVLHRSLVRMEEMRQSIRIIEQLVDGIPSGSWHADLPHAYLPEKNKVYNNMEELIYHFKIIMHGVKVPPGEYYMATEAANGELGFYIVSEGEKSPWRVHVRRPCFWYYQSFAELVRGGLLADSVATMSSLNVIAGELDC
- the nuoE gene encoding NADH-quinone oxidoreductase subunit NuoE encodes the protein MSYKFSETSEKRFQKMLEAFPDKRSLILPCLYILQRENGFVDQEGMNYIAERLGDPISLAQVYGVATFYTLYNKKPVGKYHIQICGTSSCYLRGSDEIEEHICKRLGIHTGQTTSDQKFTLEEVECLGACGYAPMVQINDDFYEHLTPEKVDQILDDLN
- the nuoF gene encoding NADH-quinone oxidoreductase subunit NuoF, translating into MAEMKLLTKYIDNPQSTKLEFYESVHGYDGMKKALQMKPDDIIAEVKKSGLRGRGGAGFPTGLKWSFIPKDIPKPKYIICNADEGEPGTFKDRKLIENLPHQIIEGMIIGARAIGSNKGFFYIRGEFQKGAKAMQAAIDEAYEKGYLGKNILGSGFDFDLILYEGAGAYICGEETALINSLEGRRGHPRLKPPFPAVSGLYRSPTVVNNVETFSAIPHILDKGADWYSKIGTEKSPGTRLFSVSGHVKKPGVYEIELGTPLLELVNDLCGGIIDDKPLKAIIPGGSSVPILTAEECKTANMDFESMAAHKTMLGSGAVIVLAEGTDIVETTYRFARFYAHESCGQCTPCREGTHWVRDLLYKIREGEGTVQDIDLIFSLSRNMEGGTTICPLSDACVGAVRPALQKFRSEFDAKLKEKPIVPDHPRRRKEDRITTEGEKATP
- the nuoH gene encoding NADH-quinone oxidoreductase subunit NuoH, with the translated sequence MNWNEILFWLLKSVLFFFILITACAYYTLAERKVAGFIQDRKGPNRAGFWGLLQPLADGIKFLTKEEVFPVQVNKIMYLIAPAISMTCAIMAWSVVPLGGQIPLPHWIEKQTGLTFLDLQIANPDTGILFLFAISSLAVYGIIIAGWASNNKYSLLGAVRSTAQMISYELPLGMSVVSIVILTGSLKLTDISASQVGLWNIFKLPGLIAFCLFVVAMFAETNRLPFDLAEAESELVVGFHTEYGAFKFALFFIAEYMNMITMSCVVTLLFFGGYQVPFGILEGNVLQPLFGLAFFLSKVLFFTFLFLWVRWTLPRFRYDQLMSLGWKKLIPWAILNIMIASIYIQF